The sequence CACCCTACTTCTGAGCGATAACGTGGCTAAGGGGATGAGACTTGAGTCTGCCCTACTAGGGACTTGTGTTCTATCTCAGGAGCCTTTGCTCAGGAATAAGGGAGCACGGGGCACAGAATTATCACCCCCAGTCAGCAAGTGAGGTGAGACTTGtactcctggctctcagcccagTGCACTTCCCCCTAGGCTAAGAGGTATTGGAATTGGGGGCAGAGGCTAGCTAGTGTGGGCCACTCACTGAGACTGGGGAGTATGGCCTGGGGAGCTggcctctgccttggtgggtcctgcgcttattggcggatttgctcgcctcagagattcacggcagccctcagtctGGCCACTTtcgctagtggctcaaacctgccgttcactcagctaacctcatcactggccagcatggggaaaaggaaggagaacaatccccacagtctctgctggtctacctagtgggtcaggggacaggtCAGGGACCTTCctctctggtgggacccacaatccaggtcaactcctcgtgtatccaatagggagttggggggaacccaggcccgccctctactccgggttccagcccagggccctgtggatcacagctgtctacagtgtttcgtgtaacacctgtgtgacagctacaactccctgggctacttccccatggcctcctgccaacaccttctgtatcctcaccacaggaccctcctcctgatgccagatcacgtttgtactcctcagtcctccagcagcatgccctctcagctccttgcgcacCCCTCACTGagtgaagtgaggtcctttttaaaccaggtgccctgattagcctgccttaattgattctagcagcttcttaattggctccaggtgtcctaattagcctgtctaccttaattggttccagcaagttcctgattgttctggaactgcccctgttaccttacccagggaaaagggacctgcttaacctggggctaatatatctgtcttctatcactctcctgtagccatctggcccaaacCTGTCACAACATATACACATGTACATACAGGTACATGTGCGCACAATCCATGCACATGCACACAATCCACATTCATGCAAGAGCAGGCACCGAAAAAGCTCAGCCTGAACAGGTAAAGTTTGGCATCGGGGGATATAATGGACAGGGTTGAGCGAAGGTAACCATGGGTATCGCGGCTGCTCTGCCTACGGGAAGCCAGCTCTGTCTCCTAGAACTTGGCCTCTGGCCCAGACGCCCAACATAAGACCCCAAGTGCCACTTCTTCTCAGATCGTAATGATATGCAACCAAGGCACAGCAAGGtcagagtgacttgcccaaggtcacccagagagACTGTGGCAGAACCAAGTCTTCTGAGTCTGACCAGCTAATTTGGGGCCTTGATCCAGCTCCCCCTGCTGTTGCAGTCCCTGGTTTCATCTCCTACAAATTACTGGCATTCAgcttgggatgtgtgtgtgtgtctgctgtgCAGCATCTCTaatctgctcttcccactgtctcCAAAGGTGAGAGTGTGACTTGCCCGTAAGCCATGTCGGTGATGGCCGTGCAGATGGGGGGCCTGGCCCTGTCGGTGTTGGGCTGGATGGGCACCTTCCTGGCCTGTGCGCTGCCCATGTGGAAGGTGACAGCCTTCATCGGCTCCAACATCGTCGTGGCCCAGGTGttctgggaggggctgtggatgAACTGTGTGTACGAGAGCACAGGCCAAATGCAGTGCAAGATCTACGACTCGCTGCTGGACCTCTCCTCGGACCTCCAGGTAGCCCGCGCCCTTGTTGTGGTCTCCATTTTTGCATCCTTCTTTGCCCTCCTTTTTGCCTTCTTTGGGGCTGAGTGCACCAGGTGCGTCGATGACAAGGAAGCCAAGGCCAAGATCTCCGTTACCGGCGGGGCTGTCTTCATTCTGGCTGGGATTGTGCTGCTCATCCCCGTGTCCTGGTCGGCCAACACCATCATCAGCAACTTCTACAACCCCATGGTGCCAGAGGCTTTAAAGAAGGAGCTGGGGGCTTCCCTCTATGTGGGCTGGGCCTCAAGTGCCCTCTTGGTGCTTGGGGGGGGCAtactgtgctgctcctgcccccacagCCAAGAGGCGCCATACCCCATGAAGTATAAAATGGTGAAGCACTCCAGCCTGGGGAGCTATGCCCTTAAGAACTATGTGTGAGGGGCCCTGCCTTGCCACTCCTGCCCCGGCCCATCCCACGTGCTCACAGGGGCCCCTTTACAGCCATCCAAATGGATGTTGGCTTCAAGCCGAAGTGTGTGAAATTTGTAGGGGTTCCCCTCCCAGTCCAGATCCTGCCCCACATGTATCCTCCACCCGTATCCCACCCCAACCTGTCTCACCTCCCCACGCATTTCCCTGCCTGAATCCCACCCCACCCATCCCACCTCCCCACATGTATCCCCCCACCTGCATCCCACCTCCCAATGTGTATCCCACCCCACATGTTTCCCTGCCTGAATTCCACCCCACCATGTGCATCCCAGCTGCATCCCATCCCACCTCCCACATGTATCCCTCCTGCCTGCAACCCACCACACACATCCCACCTCCCCACATATATCCCCCCCGCCTGCATCCCACCCCACCTGTCCCACCTCCTGATGTGTATCCCCCCTTGCATCCCACGCAACCTGTCCCACCTCCTTACGTGTATCCCCCCTGCctacatcccaccccaccccacccgtcACATCTCACGTGGATCCCCCACACCTGcatcccaccccaccctttcCACCTCCCCACATGTATCCCCCGCCTGCATCCCACTGTGCCCATCCCACCTCCTCATTTGTATCCCCCCTGCATCCCACACATATTCCCTCCTTTCCCATGTCCCACCCCACATGTCACCTCCTTACATGTATCCCCTACTTGCTGGTGTCCTGCCCCATGCATCCCCCATTTCTGCCCATGTCCTGCTCCACATGCCTTCTCCGCACCCACATCCCCCTTGACATGTGCTCTGGACCCCCATAGTATCTAAGTGCCTTCTAGTCATGCATTAAGAAACGTGATTAACGTCTATCACATGTCAGAGGGAGATGTGTGTGCAGTGTAGTGCTTTGCTTgtttgtatacacacacacacacactcaggaaaGGCTGGTTAGAACAGTGCAGCTTGCACTCAGAGAGGAAGGCGATGAGGTTGGAGACGGCCCACGTAGGTTGGTGAACCTGATCATCAGCCTGGGCCAATCAGGCATGTCCAGGTCAGTCTGTAGCCCTTTCCTCAGGGCTCTGTTTATTCtttaacacaaaaaagaagcatgGAACAATAACAAAAAGCAACAGTCCTGTTCTCAGCTGTGACTGTGGGGCTCCCCAGCCTCTGATAGCTTAAGGGGCTGGACCTTCCCCACCCTGGAGCAGGGGAACGGGATTTCCTGCCCTCTCACAccctcctgctgcagccacaagagACCACACTCCCAACCCTCTCCTGGGGCTGGGCTCTCCTTTATATCCCCTGGCTGGGAATCATCAGCCCAATCACTCAATGCTACCCAGAAGGGCCAGACTGGGTAGTTACAGTCCTTGCTTCCAGGGGAGGTCAGTGCAGGCTGGGACTAGCCTGCACCAATCTCTGGCTCCTGCATAGACCAGTTGTGCCCTGATGTGCAGAGTTCCATTGGCCTGCGGGAGCAGAGTTGTTGACCATGGTTCTCATCCCAGGGCTTTAGGTGCTGTCAGGTATCCTGGGGCCAGGCCACGGAACCCCTTGAAGATAAGGCCCGAGGCCTTGCTCTTGATCCGAGGTGCTGTGGGAAGCCAGCGCAGAAAGCAGTGGACAGGCTGGATGTGCCAGCCTGTGGAGATGTGCTGCAGCATTCTGAACTAGCTGGAGTTTCCCAAGACCTGAAGGCGTCATGCCCACTGTCGCTCTGCTACAGTCCAGCTGCAAAGGGACGATGGCGTGAGCAACAGAGGCCAGGTCTTTGTCTCCAAGCCAGCCTGGGATGGTAGAAACCAGCCACATCTCGTCCCTGCATGCGCCCTCCCCACTTCATCCCATCTGTGTCTTGTCCAAGTGCCCTCACCACCTGTTCAACATGTGATGCCTCCATGTCTGTGCCTTGCCCCTCAGCCCTCTGCCTGCGGTTGCAGAGTCTGGCAGCCGTGTTCTCGCTGTCCCTCCCAGCAGTTGGGGAATGTGGGACCAGGAAGAGGTGATGGGGGAGTTTTGCTTAATGCCCCTTGTCCATGAAATACCCCTCCCTCCTGGGGCTCAGCAGTGGGCTGCCATATCCATGAGGGAGTACCACAGGCTAGACAGATATTACGTATATAGCCTGATATTTCAGAACTGGGGCTTAGTTTTGGGTGTCCAACAGGAGACCCAGTGGGCCTTATTCGCCCATAGAACCTCTTGGCTTCAGCTGGCACTTCAGAAGATGGGCCCAGGGGGTCTCAGCTGGGCTCTGCAAATCAGCAGCCACATCTGTAAATGGTTGCCTTACTGTGTGCCGCGTACAGCCCCCAGAGCCACTAGCACCAGCAGCTGAGGAGACAGAGGAGTTGGCTAGCTGTGCcatgccagggctgggggagaggagcgggCAGCCAATCACTTTGTGCTTTGGGTGGTGGTCATCCCCCCTGGAGATCTCTGTGCCTGTGTGAGCAGGTCTTGGCGTCTGAACCCTGCAGCATGAGGTCTGAGCAGTTCCAGCAGCTCTGGAGGAAGATGCTGTTTATTGCCGTTGGCCTTGTTGggccagctgacccaggctggTTTTAATAAAGGCTTTGGTAGCTCGAAGGCTCAGTCTGGGCTGATTTCAAGGGAAGCTGGAGACCGTCTGAGAGGGAATCTGCTGCCCTGCGGGTGGTGGGGGGTGATTCTTGGGGGCTAACATTTCCTGAGCAGGGGTGCAGGATCGGGGCGGGTCAGGGGGCCATGGTCCCATCACTTTTGCCTGCCTTAAGGGTGAGCAACAGGGGGAGGGTTTGGAGAGgagcaaggagtggctggggcctcaggggaacAGGCGGAGCGAGGGCGGGGCCTCGGTGGAAGAGGtggaagagtggggtggggccacagagggaggagcagaggatgggcagggcctcaggggaggggtggcgtGTGGGGCGGGACTATGGTCCCGGCACCGGTGGCCCCCCGCATGGCTAGGGAGATTCCGGCACTCCTGCAAGCTGGCTGGCCAGCATGTGGGTAACGTGGCCTCGGCtctccccagggctcccagctgtgcGCCCCGAGCAAGACAGTCTGGCTTTGCCTGGGCCCGGGGAAGCAGCTCCTGGGCACACAGGCTGCGGCTCCAGGCCCTTGGTTACTGGTATAACCAGCTGTGGAACAGGCAGTGCTGAGGGACAGGCCTAGGAGGTTGGAGCCCCTGCCCAATCCACAACCCCCCAGCCATGACCCCCGCacagcccctgcccagccacaacctccctccacagcccctgcccaGTTCATGACCCCCTGGCAGTCCTGACCAAGCCATGCCCCCTCCAATCAATCCACAACCCCACACGGCCCCTGACCCAGCCATGACCCTTGCACAATCCCATCTCA comes from Caretta caretta isolate rCarCar2 chromosome 17, rCarCar1.hap1, whole genome shotgun sequence and encodes:
- the LOC125623894 gene encoding claudin-4-like, with the translated sequence MSVMAVQMGGLALSVLGWMGTFLACALPMWKVTAFIGSNIVVAQVFWEGLWMNCVYESTGQMQCKIYDSLLDLSSDLQVARALVVVSIFASFFALLFAFFGAECTRCVDDKEAKAKISVTGGAVFILAGIVLLIPVSWSANTIISNFYNPMVPEALKKELGASLYVGWASSALLVLGGGILCCSCPHSQEAPYPMKYKMVKHSSLGSYALKNYV